A stretch of the endosymbiont 'TC1' of Trimyema compressum genome encodes the following:
- a CDS encoding head-tail connector protein yields MKLEETKLFLRVIHNDEDSLIIRLIDSAESYIRSSFNSYIDMKTKDKEMQDKILLMAMQDKRTDILINMLVAQLYENRSMLVDKAMQNPIFTNFLWQIKGDLMAGDFND; encoded by the coding sequence ATGAAACTAGAAGAAACGAAGCTATTTTTAAGGGTTATCCATAATGACGAAGATAGTTTAATCATTCGCTTAATTGATTCTGCTGAAAGCTACATAAGGAGCAGTTTTAATAGCTATATAGACATGAAAACAAAAGATAAAGAAATGCAAGATAAAATCCTTTTAATGGCTATGCAAGATAAAAGAACCGATATATTAATTAATATGTTAGTTGCTCAGCTTTATGAAAATAGAAGCATGTTAGTAGATAAAGCAATGCAAAATCCTATATTTACTAATTTTTTATGGCAAATAAAGGGAGATTTAATGGCAGGAGATTTTAATGATTAA
- a CDS encoding phage major capsid protein, giving the protein MNQKRKAEIEQLKAIRESGNIEDSNDVESLMESIEKKEAEIEKIKKNMENELKNKTTKEGKEKKMTDLLQEFRKGNLNMDFLSKTEIQTLEKDLFINSFRSIATGDRKPFEEYREFRATNLNEGNVGKNKGSLVVPTIIYDQIITKILNTSVILPRVGISYVPGNIDLIYDNSDIVVQWAGDHEGPRTLSETPIFSKKTLKPKLATVRVEISKLLLQVSMFNLENYIIEKVSSSLALAFDNMIINGTGETQPKGIVPALSNSKINIEFNYKNIATTLRSTLTAPYAQKSVLYFNRKTLGELDTISDKNDRPIFQIIGYGDSFNGQVLGVPVIISDIIPDNTMIYGDLQTAYYFNIAVEMDITNYDTAVLGGYNQGYLFATAADGDVIDTNGVALIEFKKK; this is encoded by the coding sequence AAAAGAAAGGCAGAAATAGAGCAATTAAAAGCTATTAGGGAAAGCGGAAATATAGAAGACTCAAATGACGTTGAATCCCTTATGGAGAGTATAGAAAAAAAAGAGGCAGAAATAGAAAAAATTAAGAAAAATATGGAAAATGAACTTAAAAACAAAACAACAAAAGAAGGGAAAGAAAAGAAAATGACAGATTTATTACAAGAATTTAGAAAAGGCAATCTAAATATGGATTTTTTATCCAAAACTGAAATACAAACCCTAGAAAAAGATCTATTTATTAATAGTTTTAGATCAATAGCAACTGGTGATAGAAAACCTTTTGAAGAGTACAGAGAATTTAGGGCAACAAACCTAAATGAAGGAAATGTAGGAAAAAATAAGGGATCATTAGTTGTTCCAACTATTATTTACGATCAAATTATAACTAAAATTTTAAATACTTCAGTTATTTTACCAAGAGTGGGGATATCTTATGTACCTGGTAATATAGACTTAATCTATGATAATTCAGATATCGTAGTGCAATGGGCAGGGGATCATGAAGGGCCTAGAACTTTAAGTGAAACTCCGATTTTTAGTAAAAAAACATTAAAACCTAAATTAGCAACTGTCAGAGTAGAAATTTCAAAGCTATTATTACAGGTATCCATGTTTAATCTAGAAAATTATATTATTGAAAAAGTATCATCATCACTTGCGCTAGCCTTTGATAATATGATTATTAACGGAACAGGGGAAACTCAACCAAAAGGGATTGTACCGGCTTTAAGTAACTCTAAAATAAATATAGAATTTAACTATAAAAATATAGCAACAACACTTAGAAGTACATTAACCGCTCCCTATGCTCAGAAATCAGTTTTATATTTTAATAGAAAAACATTAGGAGAATTAGATACGATCAGTGATAAAAATGATAGACCTATTTTCCAAATAATTGGATATGGAGATAGTTTTAACGGCCAGGTCTTAGGTGTACCAGTTATTATATCTGATATTATTCCTGATAACACAATGATTTATGGGGATTTACAAACAGCTTATTATTTTAATATAGCTGTAGAAATGGATATTACAAATTATGACACAGCTGTATTAGGGGGTTATAATCAAGGCTATTTATTTGCAACTGCGGCCGATGGAGATGTAATTGATACTAATGGGGTAGCTTTAATTGAGTTTAAAAAAAAGTAA